From one Humulus lupulus chromosome 8, drHumLupu1.1, whole genome shotgun sequence genomic stretch:
- the LOC133795247 gene encoding uncharacterized protein LOC133795247 has translation MNGLENSLYEVYSTKKTAKELWESLDRKYRTENAGTKNIVVGRFLDYKMVASKTVISQAREFQLILHDISYEGMILSETFQVAALIEKLPLAWKEFKSYLKHKRKHMNIEELIVRLCIEEDNKNFEKRSSKQDVAKANLMEQGQNSRGKKNNKPNDKGFKFGPKGGISKKSFKFLSKCFNCNKSGHKSSDCRLLIKNRGQETNMMDDISKDVGDINLSAMVCFEQVTNGDKLFMGNSATSEIEDQGKVILKMTSAKELTLNNVLYVPDIYKNLVSGSLLNKH, from the exons ATGAATGGTCTAGAAAATTCTTTGTATGAAGTTTATTCTACAAAGAAGACGGCTAAAGAATTGTGGGAGTCTTTAGACCGAAAATATAGAACTGAGAATGCTGGCACAAAGAATATTGTGGTTGGGCGATTCCTTGACTATAAAATGGTAGCTTCCAAGACTGTGATTAGTCAAGCTCGGGAATTCCAATTAATCTTACATGACATTTCCTATGAGGGAATGATCCTGAGTGAGACCTTCCAAGTTGCTGCTTTGATTGAAAAACTACCACTTGCATGGAAGGAGTTCAAGAGCTACCTTAAGCATAAGCGAAAGCATATGAACATTGAAGAATTAATTGTTAGACTTTGCATCGAAGAAGACAACAAGAATTTTGAAAAAAGGAGTTCAAAACAAGATGTGGCTAAGGCCAATCTGATGGAGCAAGGTCAAAACTCCAGGGGAAAGAAGAACAATAAACCCAATGATAAAGGGTTCAAGTTCGGACCAAAAGGAGGAATCTCCAAAAAGTCGTTCAAATTCCTTAGCAAGTGCTTTAACTGTAATAAGTCAGGTCACAAGTCATCAGACTGTAGACTGCTAATTAAGAACCGTGGTCAAGAGACTAATATGATGGATGATATATCCAAAGATGTTGGTGATATAAATCTATCAGCGATGGT ATGTTTTGAACAAGTGACCAATGGAGATAAACTATTTATGGGAAACTCTGCCACGTCTGAGATTGAGGATCAGGGAAAAGTGATCCTAAAAATGACCTCTGCGAAAGAGCTAACTCTGAACAATGTGTTGTACGTACCAGATATCTATAAGAACCTTGTGTCTGGTTCACTGTTGAACAAGCATTGA